A DNA window from Falco peregrinus isolate bFalPer1 chromosome 8, bFalPer1.pri, whole genome shotgun sequence contains the following coding sequences:
- the C8H5orf47 gene encoding uncharacterized protein C5orf47 homolog: MAPSHRTRREGSSAEPPGQAYPKEGATGAVSPLSVAARTPAPPAPATTCHPATAGPGRPPAPPPMAAGPSQGRTRLRLLYSNSFGSHRCGSVVRYGGGRRQAEGGWDEALRCQPSPAGQAGGLRGTLGPGDQAHRGRGPQAVGSGGAGKPVSHHHADLREAKADTFDFPFPSRNSDKVIKRKKQKSKVWLKVWKVISRMLEENEKFRSRLLTCSQFSGEGNDMSQSSQNEVSYLDREESIFGWV, from the exons ATGGCACCATCACACAGGACGAGGCGCGAGGGCAGCTCTGCGGAACCCCCCGGCCAGGCCTACCCCAAGGAAGGGGCCACGGGCGCTGTGTCCCCCCTCAGCGTGGCAGCCAGGACgccggcccccccagcccctgccaccacTTGTCACCCTGCCACAGCAGGGCCTGGCCGCCCTCCTGCCCCGCCACCCATGGCTGCCGGCCCCAGCCAGGGGAGGACGCGCCTGCGGCTCCTTTATAGCAACAGCTTCGGCTCCCACCGCTGCGGCTCTGTGGTCCGCTATGGCGGGGGCCGCCGGCAGGCTGAGGGCGGCTGGGACGAGGCCCTGCGCTGCCAGCCGAGCCCCGCGGGGCAGGccggggggctgagggggaccCTGGGCCCAGGGGACCAGGCCCACCGTGGCCGTGGTCCGCAGGCGGTGGGGAGCGGCGGTGCCGGGAAGCCTGTCAGCCACCATCACG CTGACCTTCGAGAGGCTAAGGCTGACACCTTTGactttcccttcccttcaaGAAATAGTGATAAAGTAATTAAACGGAAGAAGCAAAAG TCCAAAGTCTGGCTTAAGGTCTGGAAAGTAATTTCAAGAATgcttgaagaaaatgaaaagttcaGAAGTCGACTCTTAACCTGCAGTCAGTTCAGTGGAGAAG GCAATGATATGAGCCAGAGTTCACAGAATGAGGTATCCTACCTGGACAGG gaGGAGTCCATCTTTGGCTGGGTATAG